A genomic stretch from Falco naumanni isolate bFalNau1 chromosome 4, bFalNau1.pat, whole genome shotgun sequence includes:
- the PEAK3 gene encoding protein PEAK3 has product MANAARAWNGEREPLPGREMEMEPSRPPPLPGKTRRARCSSLDLGATGLPAPMPDTPGGHSPRPSDPALIYSNVGELRAHLVPHKASRREGAGRPPSQPDRNPLPPPLPKKQLQRAESLPEQGPSQHHQGEPTSWASSILYGIPPPHLQHKEAPSSIPPQDRHSWGPKKPLTKSQSLGEPVAWSSPQKAPSPSPAELTFRTADGELGKLLQLLESSAGVCGVVLGCQVATLTRLSARIQEELVGPEERQQLLEAELAGKNWATLSILDREPCCESGDAWYFRVGFTFEQSQLVFAAKVPKPCCTSLGVQNSLGVHCSIQRLIGHFTDHLPWELVLPGSPRELSQSPSREKQAHLATRPVLKVLISPEVPYQTLADFVKESHGLHRTSPGHYERLACLLLLQVCMGLEHLRMQNMGQGDLCPENLLLVQCPCPRRSQQGKEASPRLSLPRLLISSFFKVKDKQRPCSTSQEQDWSEGRGAPPSPVADELNVGMLIYDILHVDISLENTLGFRSNRLPEIPSLSIYSTGLKRLATLLLHRDPCKRVSIEQARSILQVLLWGPRQELFARSKKTLTLLRSWVEVKRALLLLNFAENSAGAVGSPGLEEWLCCQYFKEVTEHTLYQVTQALYAP; this is encoded by the exons ATGGCCAACGCTGCCAGAGCCTGGAATGGGGAGCGGGAGCCGCTGCCGGGGcgggagatggagatggagcCCTCCCGGCCCCCACCACTACCAGGGAAAACTCGGAG GGCTCgctgcagcagcctggaccTGGGCGCCACTGGATTACCTGCCCCCATGCCGGACACCCCGGGGGGGCACTCGCCCCGGCCTTCCGACCCAGCCCTCATCTACAGCAACGTGG GAGAGCTGCGGGCCCACCTAGTCCCCCACAAGGCTAGCCgaagggaaggagctgggagaCCCCCCTCTCAGCCTGACCGaaaccccctgccccccccactGCCAAAAAAGCAGCTCCAGCGAGCGGAGTCCCTCCCGGAGCAGGGGCCATCCCAGCACCATCAGGGCGAACCCACATCatgggccagcagcatcctctacggcatcccaccaccccacctgcagcacaaGGAGGCTCCCAGCTCCATCCCGCCACAGGACAGACATTCCTGGGGACCCAAGAAGCCCCTGACCAAGTCCCAAAGCCTGGGAGAACCAGTGGCCTGGAGCAGCCCACAGAAAGCCCCATCGCCCAGCCCGGCGGAGCTGACTTTCAGAACGGCAGACGGGGAGCTGGGgaagctcctgcagctcctggaaaGCTCGGCTGGGGTGTGCGGGGTGGTGTTGGGGTGCCAGGTGGCCACGCTGACCCGGCTCTCAGCTCGCATCCAGGAGGAGCTCGTGGGGCCGGAGGagcggcagcagctgctggaggcagagctggcagggaagaacTGGGCAACGCTCAGCATCCTGGACCGGGAGCCGTGCTGCGAAAGCGGCGACGCCTGGTATTTCCGAGTGGGCTTCACTTTTGAGCAAAGCCAGCTGGTGTTTGCAGCCAAG GTCCCCAAGCCGTGCTGCACCAGCCTTGGGGTGCAGAACTCCCTCGGAGTGCACTGCAGCATCCAGCGCCTGATCGGTCACTTCACCGACCACCTCCCTTGGGAGCTGGTGCTCCCGGGAAGCCCCAGGGAGCTGAGTCAGTCCCCTTCCAGAGAGAAGCAAGCCCATCTTGCCACTCGCCCTGTCCTGAAGGTCCTCATTTCTCCTGAGGTTCCCTACCAGACCCTGGCAGACTTTGTAAAGGAATCCCACGGTTTGCACAGGACCAGCCCTGGGCACTACGAACGCCTGGcttgcctcctgctcctgcaggtgtgcatggggctggagcatctccgAATGCAGAACATGGGGCAGGGAGACCTCTGCCCCGAGaacctgctgctggtgcagtgCCCATGCCCTCGCCGGAGCCAGCAAGGCAAGGAGGCATCCCCGAGGCTGTCCCTTCCAAGGCTGCTAATCAGCAGCTTCTTCAAGGTTAAAGACAAGCAAAGACCTTGTTCTACCAGCCAAGAGCAGGACTGGAGCGAGGGGCGCGGTGCACCACCCTCCCCAGTGGCAGATGAGCTGAATGTAGGCATGCTCATCTATGATATTTTGCACGTGGACATCTCTCTGGAGAACACCTTGGGGTTCAGAAGCAACAGACTTCCTGAAATCCCTTCCCTGTCCATCTATTCCACGGGACTCAAGCGTCTGGCCACGCTGCTTCTGCACAGAGATCCTTGCAAGAGGGTCTCCATTGAGCAGGCAAGGAGCATCCTGCAGGTCCTGCTCTGGGGGCCTCGCCAGGAGCTCTTCGCCAGGAGCAAGAAGACCCTCACCCTGCTCCGAAGCTGGGTGGAGGTCAagagggctctgctgctcctgaatTTTGCAGAGAATTcagctggggcagtggggagcCCTGGCCTTGAGGAGTGGCTGTGCTGCCAGTACTTCAAGGAGGTCACCGAACACACACTCTACCAAGTCACCCAGGCTCTCTACGCTCCTTAA